CGGTGGAGGACGTGGTCGTCGTCCCGAGCGTCTCTGAATGACAGAGGAGGAAATATGGAGCAGCTCGTCTTCAAGGGATCGTGTCTGTGCGGAGGCGTGGCCTACGAGCTGAGCCCGCCCTTCGTCTTCTTTCACCACTGCCACTGCAGTCGCTGCCGGAAATCCTCGGGCTCGGCGTTCAGCGCCAATATCCTGGTCAAAGCCAACCAATTTCGGTGGACCCGAGGAGAGGATTTGATCGGCCGGTGGGAGCTGCCGAAAGCGCAGTACTACTGTACCGGCTGGTGCACGGCCTGCGGCTCGAAGCTGCCCTGGGAATCGCGCAACAAGAAGGGATTTCTTGTCCCGGTGGGTAGTCTCGACGACGACCCGGGGTGTCAGCCCGAGAAGAACATATTCTGGGCCTCTCGAGCCCCATGGTACGCCGAACCCGCCGACCTGCCGACCTTCGACGAACACGGTTGACGGAATAGCGTCTGATTTCGGTCGTAGTCCTGTAAAGGGAGGCGGACCATGCAACAGGACCTCGAGCACCTGAAGCTGTTGTGGATATTTCACTACGTGGACGCAGGCATGACCGCGATCTTTGCCTGCATTCCGTTCCTGCATTTCTTCATGGGCCTTGCGCTCGCAACCGGCGTGTTCTCCGACACCGGTCCGGAGGCGAGACCTATTGGCATGGTCATGATGGCGATCGCCGGTTTCTTGATCCTCGCTGGATGGACGCTGGCGATTCTCATTGCATTCGCCGGCCGCAGCATCCAGACCCGAAGGCGTTACACCTACTGTCTGGTGGTGGCCGGCATCAACTGCATTTTTCTGCCGATCGGAACGGTTCTCGGCGTATTCACAATCATCGTCCTGTCGCGCGATTCGGTGAAATCCCTGTTCGGTCACGCACCACTCTCGACTGAAGTTCCCGCGGAGATTACGCAGAAGAGCTGACGCGAACAGCCCAACTCAGGAGCCCGGTTTTCGGATCATGGTGACTCAGAAACACCTCATCGTAGGAATCGCGGTTCTGGTGGCGCTCCTGCACTTCCCCATCGGGTCGGGCTACGCCGGTCCCTGGAGGCCATTCGTCACCGGGTATCTCATCGATATTCTGTTGCCCTTCGCCATGTACCTGCT
Above is a window of Acidobacteriota bacterium DNA encoding:
- a CDS encoding GFA family protein encodes the protein MEQLVFKGSCLCGGVAYELSPPFVFFHHCHCSRCRKSSGSAFSANILVKANQFRWTRGEDLIGRWELPKAQYYCTGWCTACGSKLPWESRNKKGFLVPVGSLDDDPGCQPEKNIFWASRAPWYAEPADLPTFDEHG